A stretch of Xenopus laevis strain J_2021 chromosome 8S, Xenopus_laevis_v10.1, whole genome shotgun sequence DNA encodes these proteins:
- the LOC121397784 gene encoding CAP-Gly domain-containing linker protein 3-like — MWVGIELHSRLGKHEGTVKGKEHFRCKPTHGVFVRRSRITKALDSSQRSNSSTAQAQASMNINKRKSAVLRDSSAAKPGVKAAYLSGDQAASAFSRKQEIRKSWIKSIICTYYTILVWEQIC; from the exons ATGTGGGTTGGAATTGAGCTTCATTCTCGGCTAg GCAAACATGAAGGGACAGTAAAAGGCAAGGAGCATTTCCGCTGCAAACCCACGCACGGCGTGTTTGTCCGTCGCAGTCGGATTACCAAAGCACTTGACTCATCACAGAGGAGCAATAGCAGCACTGCACAGGCTCAGGCATCAATGAACATAAACAAGAGGAAGAGTGCGGTGCTTCGAGACTCTTCAGCTGCCAAACCAGGAGTGAAAGCAGCCTACCTGTCTGGGGATCAGGCAGCATCTGCATTCTCTAGGAAACAGGAGATCCGCAAATCCTGGATTAAAAGCATTATTTGCACTTACTACACAATTCTTGTGTGGGAACAaatatgttaa